In Jejubacter calystegiae, the following are encoded in one genomic region:
- the fepB gene encoding Fe2+-enterobactin ABC transporter substrate-binding protein — MLAVLQITIGLFAVTSSASAAVWPREVTDIRGTHTLSQAPQRIVSTSVTLTGSLLAIDAPVVASGATTPGNRFADAQGFLRQWSSVAKARQIQRLYIGEPSAEAVAAQMPDLILISATGGDSALALYDQLSTIAPTLIVNYDDKSWQALLTELGQITGHEQQAKARIDSFNQRVAQLKQQITLPPQPVSALVFNPAAHNANLWTPASAQGQLLSQLGFTLATPPASLHTSQSQGKRSDILQLGGENLANGLNGQSLLLFANDEQDAAALMKDPLLAHLPAVQHHRVWPLGTETFRLDYYSASHLLERLAQQFKS, encoded by the coding sequence ATGCTTGCGGTCTTGCAGATAACGATTGGCCTTTTCGCTGTCACCTCAAGCGCCAGCGCCGCTGTCTGGCCGCGTGAAGTGACCGATATCCGCGGTACTCACACCCTGTCCCAGGCGCCGCAGCGCATCGTCTCGACCAGCGTGACCCTGACCGGCTCGCTGCTGGCCATTGATGCTCCCGTGGTCGCCAGCGGCGCCACCACGCCCGGCAACCGCTTCGCCGATGCCCAGGGTTTCCTGCGTCAGTGGAGCAGCGTTGCGAAAGCCCGCCAGATCCAGCGTCTGTATATCGGCGAGCCCAGCGCCGAAGCGGTAGCGGCCCAGATGCCGGACCTGATCCTGATTAGCGCCACCGGCGGCGACTCCGCCCTGGCGCTCTACGATCAGCTTTCCACCATCGCCCCCACGCTTATCGTTAACTATGACGATAAGAGCTGGCAGGCGCTGCTGACCGAACTGGGACAGATAACCGGTCACGAGCAGCAGGCCAAAGCGCGCATCGACAGCTTCAACCAGCGGGTGGCGCAGCTTAAACAGCAGATAACACTGCCACCCCAGCCAGTGAGCGCGCTGGTCTTCAACCCGGCAGCCCATAACGCCAATCTGTGGACCCCCGCTTCGGCCCAGGGACAACTGCTCAGCCAGTTGGGATTTACCCTCGCCACGCCGCCAGCCAGCCTGCATACCAGCCAGAGCCAGGGCAAACGCAGCGATATCCTGCAACTGGGTGGTGAAAACCTGGCAAATGGCCTGAACGGCCAGAGCCTGCTGCTGTTCGCCAACGACGAACAGGACGCCGCAGCGCTGATGAAGGATCCGCTACTGGCGCATCTGCCAGCGGTGCAGCACCATCGGGTATGGCCGCTTGGCACCGAAACCTTCCGCCTCGACTACTACAGCGCCAGCCACCTGCTTGAGCGACTGGCGCAGCAGTTCAAATCATGA
- a CDS encoding isochorismate synthase: METIVAEERQQVVAVPATDGFFFMSPWKSLATSGHFASLELPAADGADPRGAFQRRLAQAFASARAAGIARPIAVGAIPFDTRKPSSLFIPEQVTTFSRANYQKRDPAAFCAPAVTGRKEIPEQPVFEEMVARAAYATSQPGIDKVVLSRLIDITTESAVDREALMQRLIALNPASYNFHVPLADGGALMGASPELLLRMNGNAFSSLPLAGSAKRVADPEQDKAVGQTLMNSRKDRHEHQLVTDAMRDVLAPRVSYLALPDRPELITTPQLWHLSTPIEGQVRDGRENALSLACLLHPTPALSGFPNDVAQRLIGELEPFDRELFGGIVGWCDDAGNGEWVVTIRCARLYEQQIRLFAGAGIVPDSSPTSEWNETGTKLSTMLNVFGLN; encoded by the coding sequence ATGGAAACTATCGTGGCTGAGGAGAGGCAGCAGGTGGTTGCAGTGCCAGCAACCGATGGATTTTTCTTTATGTCGCCCTGGAAAAGCCTGGCGACATCCGGCCATTTCGCCTCTCTCGAGCTTCCCGCCGCCGACGGTGCGGATCCGCGAGGCGCGTTCCAGCGTCGCCTGGCCCAGGCCTTTGCCTCGGCGCGGGCTGCCGGTATTGCCAGACCCATCGCGGTTGGCGCCATTCCCTTTGATACCCGTAAGCCGTCATCGCTGTTTATTCCGGAGCAGGTGACGACGTTCTCTCGCGCGAATTACCAGAAAAGGGATCCGGCGGCTTTTTGTGCACCGGCGGTGACGGGGCGCAAGGAGATCCCGGAACAACCGGTCTTTGAAGAGATGGTGGCGCGCGCCGCTTATGCCACCAGCCAGCCCGGTATCGATAAAGTGGTGCTGTCGCGGCTGATCGACATTACTACCGAAAGCGCCGTCGATCGGGAAGCGCTGATGCAGCGCCTGATTGCGCTGAACCCTGCCAGTTATAACTTCCACGTGCCGCTGGCCGACGGCGGGGCGCTGATGGGCGCCAGCCCGGAACTGCTGTTGCGGATGAACGGCAATGCTTTTAGCTCGCTGCCGCTGGCGGGATCGGCGAAGCGGGTCGCAGACCCGGAACAGGATAAAGCGGTGGGTCAGACTCTGATGAACTCCCGCAAGGATCGCCATGAGCATCAACTGGTGACCGATGCCATGCGTGACGTGCTGGCGCCGCGAGTCTCTTATCTGGCGCTGCCGGACCGGCCGGAACTGATAACCACGCCGCAGCTGTGGCATCTGTCGACCCCCATCGAGGGGCAGGTGCGCGATGGTCGCGAGAATGCGCTGTCGCTGGCCTGCCTGCTGCATCCAACCCCGGCCCTGAGCGGTTTCCCGAACGATGTGGCCCAGCGTCTGATAGGCGAACTGGAGCCCTTCGATCGCGAACTTTTTGGCGGCATTGTCGGCTGGTGCGACGACGCCGGTAACGGCGAGTGGGTGGTGACTATTCGCTGCGCGCGCCTGTATGAACAGCAGATTCGGCTGTTCGCGGGGGCAGGCATCGTGCCTGATTCATCCCCGACTTCGGAGTGGAATGAGACCGGCACCAAGCTATCGACAATGCTCAACGTATTTGGACTGAACTGA
- a CDS encoding (2,3-dihydroxybenzoyl)adenylate synthase — protein sequence MTIPFNRWPEELAAGYREKGYWIDVPLTDILSRHAKSDRCAVIEGERHFSYRELEQAATRLAGALQRQGLTTGDTALVQLGNVAELYIVFFALLKIGVAPVNALFSHQKTELEAYASQITPKLLIADREHALFRDDDYLMTLVARFPSLNTAILRGDSGERSLEGLIAAPEDNFVATPSAADEVAFFQLSGGSTGTPKLIPRTHNDYYYSIRRSVEICRFDENTRFLCAIPAAHNYAMSSPGSLGVFYGEGCVVLAADPSANLCFPLIERHQVDVAALVPPAVSLWLQAIREWGNNGQLASLRLLQVGGARLPEALARRIPAEIGCQLQQVFGMAEGLVNYTALDDDDEHIFTTQGRPMCPDDEVWAADEEGNPVAAGEVGRLMTRGPYTFRGYYLSPEANAKAFDANGFYCSGDLIVIDEQGYIKVVGREKDQINRGGEKIAAEEIENLLHRHEAVLHAALVSMEDELMGEKSCAFIVARSPVRPVALRRWLRELGVADYKLPDKVEIVDELPLTHVGKPDKKRLRQLIAERRLTTK from the coding sequence ATGACGATTCCTTTTAATCGCTGGCCGGAAGAGCTGGCCGCAGGTTACCGCGAAAAGGGCTACTGGATTGATGTTCCGCTGACCGACATCCTGAGCCGTCACGCTAAGAGCGATCGCTGCGCGGTGATTGAGGGCGAGCGCCATTTCAGCTATCGCGAACTGGAACAGGCGGCGACTCGTCTGGCGGGGGCGCTACAGCGTCAGGGACTGACCACCGGCGATACCGCGCTGGTGCAGTTGGGTAACGTGGCCGAGCTCTATATCGTCTTCTTCGCGCTGCTGAAGATTGGCGTTGCGCCGGTGAATGCGCTGTTCAGTCATCAGAAAACCGAGCTGGAAGCCTACGCCAGCCAGATTACGCCGAAGTTGCTGATTGCCGATCGCGAACATGCCCTGTTTCGCGACGACGACTATCTGATGACGCTGGTGGCGCGCTTTCCGTCGCTGAACACCGCCATCCTGCGTGGCGACAGCGGTGAACGTTCTCTGGAAGGGTTGATCGCAGCCCCGGAAGATAACTTTGTCGCGACCCCCTCGGCCGCCGATGAAGTGGCCTTTTTCCAGCTTTCCGGCGGCAGTACCGGCACCCCGAAACTGATACCCCGCACCCACAACGACTACTACTACAGTATTCGCCGCAGCGTGGAAATCTGCCGCTTCGATGAAAATACTCGCTTCCTGTGCGCCATTCCGGCCGCCCATAACTACGCCATGAGTTCGCCGGGCTCGCTGGGGGTCTTTTACGGCGAGGGCTGTGTGGTACTGGCGGCGGATCCGAGCGCCAATCTGTGCTTCCCGCTTATCGAGCGCCACCAGGTAGACGTCGCTGCGCTGGTGCCGCCAGCGGTCAGCCTGTGGTTACAGGCGATTCGTGAGTGGGGTAACAACGGGCAGCTCGCTTCGCTGCGCCTGTTACAGGTGGGCGGGGCCCGCCTGCCGGAAGCCCTGGCGCGCCGTATCCCGGCGGAGATTGGCTGCCAGCTACAGCAGGTGTTCGGTATGGCGGAAGGGTTGGTGAACTACACGGCGCTCGACGACGATGACGAGCACATCTTCACCACTCAGGGACGCCCGATGTGCCCGGACGATGAAGTCTGGGCTGCCGACGAAGAAGGCAACCCGGTGGCGGCCGGTGAAGTGGGGCGCCTGATGACCCGCGGCCCGTACACCTTCCGCGGTTACTACCTGAGCCCGGAAGCCAATGCGAAAGCCTTCGACGCCAACGGCTTTTACTGCTCCGGCGATCTGATCGTCATTGACGAGCAGGGCTACATCAAGGTGGTGGGGCGAGAAAAAGATCAGATCAACCGCGGAGGCGAGAAGATCGCCGCCGAAGAGATCGAAAACCTGCTGCATCGCCATGAAGCCGTGCTCCATGCCGCCCTGGTTTCAATGGAAGACGAGCTGATGGGCGAAAAGAGCTGCGCCTTTATCGTGGCCCGCAGCCCGGTACGCCCGGTGGCGCTACGCCGCTGGCTGCGTGAGCTGGGCGTGGCGGACTATAAGCTGCCTGACAAGGTGGAGATCGTCGACGAATTACCCCTGACCCACGTCGGAAAACCCGATAAAAAGCGGCTGCGCCAGTTGATTGCCGAACGTCGGCTGACCACAAAATAA
- a CDS encoding isochorismatase, producing the protein MAIPKLNAYALPTAADIPENKVSWAFEPERAALLIHDMQDYFINFWGDNCPMIDQVIANIAALRDYCKQNNIPVYYTAQPKEQSDEDRALLNDMWGPGINNHPEQQGVVAQLAPDDQDTVLVKWRYSAFIRSPLEQALKETGRDQLIICGVYAHIGCMTTATDAFMRDIKPFMVADALADFSREEHLMALKYTAGRSGRVVMTEDLLPVPQSKGQLRALILPLLDESDEPEDDENLIDYGLDSVRMMALAARWRKVHGDIDFVMLAKEPTLDAWWALLSREPKS; encoded by the coding sequence ATGGCCATTCCAAAACTGAACGCCTATGCGCTGCCGACTGCGGCGGATATCCCGGAAAATAAGGTGAGCTGGGCCTTTGAGCCGGAGCGCGCCGCGCTGCTGATCCACGATATGCAGGATTACTTCATCAATTTCTGGGGCGACAACTGCCCGATGATCGACCAGGTGATCGCCAATATTGCGGCGCTGCGCGACTACTGCAAGCAGAACAATATTCCGGTTTACTACACAGCCCAGCCGAAAGAGCAGAGCGACGAGGATCGCGCGCTGCTTAACGATATGTGGGGACCGGGGATCAATAATCATCCCGAACAACAGGGCGTGGTGGCGCAGCTGGCGCCGGATGATCAGGATACCGTGTTGGTGAAGTGGCGTTACAGCGCCTTTATCCGTTCGCCGCTGGAGCAGGCGCTGAAAGAGACCGGGCGCGATCAGCTGATCATCTGCGGCGTCTATGCCCATATTGGCTGTATGACCACCGCTACCGACGCTTTTATGCGTGATATCAAACCTTTTATGGTGGCGGATGCGCTGGCTGATTTCAGCCGTGAAGAACATCTGATGGCGCTGAAATACACCGCCGGGCGCAGTGGGCGCGTGGTGATGACCGAGGATCTGCTGCCGGTTCCCCAGAGCAAGGGGCAACTGCGCGCCCTGATCCTGCCGCTGCTGGATGAATCCGACGAGCCGGAAGATGACGAAAACCTGATCGACTACGGTCTGGATTCGGTGCGCATGATGGCGTTGGCGGCGCGCTGGCGTAAGGTGCACGGCGATATCGATTTTGTGATGCTCGCCAAAGAGCCGACTCTGGACGCCTGGTGGGCGCTGTTGAGCCGGGAGCCGAAGTCATGA
- the dhbA gene encoding 2,3-dihydro-2,3-dihydroxybenzoate dehydrogenase, producing MKADFHGQTVWVTGAGRGIGYSTALAFHEAGARVVGFDRAFEQADYPFSTEQVDVADAAQVEQVCQRLLKDTDRLDVLVNAAGILRMGATDALPLNDWQDTFAVNVGGAFNFFRATMAQFRAQQGGALVTVASDAAHTPRIGMSAYGASKAALKSLALTVALELAEYGVRGNLVSPGSTDTDMQRGMWTTPDAEQKRIQGYPQQFKLGVPLGKIARPQEIADTILFLASKQASHITLQDIVVDGGSTLGA from the coding sequence ATGAAGGCAGATTTTCACGGCCAGACGGTGTGGGTGACCGGCGCGGGTCGGGGTATTGGCTACAGCACCGCGCTGGCGTTTCATGAAGCCGGTGCCCGGGTAGTGGGCTTCGATCGCGCCTTTGAGCAGGCGGATTACCCTTTTTCCACCGAGCAGGTGGATGTGGCTGACGCCGCACAGGTAGAGCAGGTCTGTCAGCGGCTGTTAAAAGATACCGATCGACTGGATGTTCTGGTGAACGCCGCAGGGATTCTGCGGATGGGCGCTACCGACGCGCTGCCGCTGAATGACTGGCAGGACACCTTTGCGGTAAACGTCGGCGGCGCCTTTAACTTCTTCCGCGCCACTATGGCGCAGTTCCGTGCCCAGCAGGGTGGAGCGCTGGTCACGGTAGCTTCTGACGCGGCCCATACTCCGCGTATCGGCATGTCGGCCTATGGCGCGTCGAAAGCGGCGCTGAAAAGCCTGGCGCTGACCGTGGCGCTGGAGCTGGCTGAATACGGCGTGCGCGGTAACCTGGTGTCGCCGGGTTCGACCGATACCGATATGCAGCGCGGGATGTGGACCACGCCGGACGCCGAACAGAAGCGTATTCAGGGCTATCCCCAGCAGTTTAAGCTGGGCGTACCGCTTGGCAAGATAGCCCGCCCGCAGGAGATAGCCGACACCATCCTGTTCCTTGCCTCTAAGCAGGCCAGCCATATCACGCTACAGGATATTGTGGTGGATGGCGGCTCAACCCTGGGGGCCTGA
- the entH gene encoding proofreading thioesterase EntH has protein sequence MIWKREITLDALNQMAEQTMVGHLGIIFTHIGDDELEAEMEVDHRTVQPFGLLHGGASAALAETMGSMAGFLTSKEGQCVVGTELSATHHRAVSSGKVRGVCRPLHLSNSSQSWEIAIFDARGKRSCTCRLSTAVIG, from the coding sequence ATGATCTGGAAACGGGAGATAACGCTGGACGCGCTGAACCAGATGGCCGAACAGACCATGGTGGGGCATCTTGGGATTATTTTTACCCACATCGGTGACGACGAACTGGAGGCGGAGATGGAAGTCGATCACCGCACCGTTCAGCCGTTTGGGTTGTTACACGGCGGGGCGTCGGCAGCGCTGGCTGAAACCATGGGCTCGATGGCCGGGTTTCTAACCAGCAAAGAGGGACAGTGCGTGGTTGGCACAGAACTGAGCGCCACTCATCACCGCGCCGTCTCTTCCGGTAAGGTGCGGGGCGTTTGTCGCCCGCTGCATCTCAGCAACAGCAGTCAGAGCTGGGAGATAGCCATCTTCGATGCGCGCGGCAAGCGTAGCTGCACCTGCCGCCTTTCTACGGCGGTTATCGGTTAA
- a CDS encoding type I toxin-antitoxin system Hok family toxin, with product MKLLRGTLIWCVVILCFTLLVFTYLTRKSLCEIRYRDGYREVAALIACQSGK from the coding sequence ATGAAGCTGCTACGCGGCACCCTTATCTGGTGCGTTGTTATCCTGTGTTTCACGCTGTTGGTATTTACGTACCTGACCCGGAAATCGCTATGCGAAATTCGTTACCGGGATGGATACCGTGAAGTGGCGGCTTTGATAGCCTGTCAATCCGGTAAGTAG
- the cstA gene encoding pyruvate/proton symporter CstA, whose protein sequence is MNNPGKYLLWGGLSLLGAFALGYIALNRGEQINALWIVVAAVCVYLIAYRFYGIWIARRVLSVDATRMTPAVRHNDGLDYVPTDKKVLFGHHFAAIAGAGPLVGPVLAAQMGYLPGMIWILAGVVLAGAVQDFMVLFVSTRRDGRSLGELVKEEMGNVAGVIALVSCFMIMVIILAVLAMIVVKALTHSPWGTYTVAFTIPLAIFMGIYTRYLRPGRIGEVSIIGLVLLIFAIISGGWVAESEYASWFDFTGVQLTWILVGYGFVAAVLPVWLLLAPRDYLSTFLKIGTIVGLAIGILIMRPTLTMPSITKFVDGTGPVWAGDLFPFLFITIACGAVSGFHALISSGTTPKMLANENQACLIGYGGMLMESFVAIMALVAACIIDPGVYFAMNSPMAMLAPAGTVDVVASAAQVVSGWGFSVTPDILHRIAEEVGEQSIISRAGGAPTLAVGMAYILHGALGGLMDVSFWYHFAILFEALFILTAVDAGTRAARFMLQDLLGTISPSLKRTESLPANLLATALCVLAWGYFLHQGVVDPLGGINTLWPLFGIANQMLAAMALLLCAVVLFKMKRQRYAWVALLPTAWLLVCTLTAGWQKVFSTDARVGFLAVANKFQAMIDSGNIPAQYTQSQLSQLVFNNRLDAGLTLYFMVVVVVLALFSLNCARQALKSESPTARETPYQPMSENVDQIVAQAKNAH, encoded by the coding sequence ATGAATAATCCAGGGAAATACCTTCTGTGGGGAGGGCTTTCACTGCTGGGGGCTTTTGCGCTCGGCTATATCGCCCTGAATCGCGGGGAGCAGATTAACGCGCTATGGATAGTGGTGGCGGCGGTCTGCGTCTATCTGATCGCTTATCGTTTTTATGGCATCTGGATAGCCAGGCGCGTGCTGTCGGTGGATGCCACCCGAATGACGCCTGCGGTGCGCCATAACGATGGCCTTGACTATGTACCGACCGATAAGAAGGTGCTGTTCGGCCACCATTTTGCCGCTATCGCCGGTGCCGGGCCGCTGGTGGGGCCGGTGCTGGCCGCTCAGATGGGCTACCTGCCGGGGATGATATGGATTCTGGCGGGGGTGGTACTGGCCGGTGCGGTGCAGGACTTTATGGTGCTGTTTGTCTCCACTCGCCGCGATGGTCGCTCCCTGGGAGAGCTGGTGAAAGAAGAGATGGGCAACGTCGCGGGGGTTATCGCGCTGGTCTCCTGCTTTATGATCATGGTAATCATTCTGGCGGTGCTGGCAATGATTGTGGTGAAGGCGCTGACCCACAGTCCCTGGGGGACATATACTGTGGCCTTTACCATTCCGCTGGCGATCTTTATGGGGATCTATACCCGCTATCTGCGCCCCGGTCGCATTGGCGAGGTGTCGATTATCGGTCTGGTGCTGCTGATTTTCGCCATTATCTCTGGCGGTTGGGTAGCCGAGAGCGAATATGCCTCCTGGTTTGACTTTACCGGCGTTCAGTTGACCTGGATTCTGGTGGGATACGGCTTTGTGGCGGCGGTACTGCCGGTGTGGCTGCTGCTGGCGCCGCGTGACTACCTTTCGACCTTTCTGAAGATTGGCACCATCGTTGGTCTGGCGATCGGCATTCTGATTATGCGCCCGACCCTGACCATGCCGTCGATCACCAAATTTGTTGACGGTACCGGACCGGTGTGGGCCGGGGATCTGTTCCCGTTCCTGTTTATTACCATTGCCTGCGGCGCGGTTTCCGGCTTCCATGCCCTGATCTCTTCCGGCACCACGCCGAAGATGCTGGCTAACGAAAATCAGGCCTGCCTGATTGGCTATGGCGGTATGCTGATGGAGTCCTTCGTAGCGATTATGGCGCTGGTGGCGGCCTGTATTATCGATCCCGGCGTTTACTTTGCCATGAATAGCCCGATGGCGATGCTGGCACCGGCGGGAACCGTCGATGTAGTGGCTTCTGCGGCTCAGGTGGTGAGTGGTTGGGGCTTTTCGGTGACGCCGGATATTCTGCATCGTATTGCCGAAGAAGTGGGGGAACAGAGCATTATTTCCCGCGCTGGCGGGGCGCCTACCCTGGCGGTAGGCATGGCCTATATTCTGCACGGGGCGCTGGGTGGCCTGATGGATGTCTCCTTCTGGTATCACTTCGCGATTCTGTTTGAGGCGCTGTTTATTCTGACCGCGGTGGATGCCGGTACCCGTGCCGCCCGCTTTATGCTGCAGGATCTGCTGGGAACAATCTCCCCGTCGTTGAAGCGTACCGAATCGCTGCCTGCCAACCTGCTGGCGACCGCGCTGTGCGTGCTGGCCTGGGGTTACTTCCTGCATCAGGGGGTGGTGGATCCGCTGGGCGGCATCAATACCCTGTGGCCGCTGTTTGGTATCGCCAACCAGATGCTGGCGGCGATGGCTCTGCTGCTGTGCGCGGTGGTGCTGTTTAAGATGAAGCGTCAGCGTTATGCCTGGGTGGCGCTGCTACCCACCGCCTGGCTGCTGGTCTGTACCCTGACCGCGGGCTGGCAGAAAGTGTTCAGTACCGATGCCCGGGTCGGTTTCCTGGCGGTGGCCAATAAGTTTCAGGCGATGATCGACAGCGGTAATATCCCGGCCCAGTACACCCAGTCGCAGCTGAGCCAACTGGTGTTTAATAACCGTCTGGACGCCGGTCTGACCCTGTACTTTATGGTGGTGGTCGTGGTGCTGGCGCTATTTTCGCTGAATTGCGCGCGTCAGGCGTTGAAGAGTGAAAGCCCGACGGCGCGTGAAACGCCGTACCAGCCAATGTCGGAAAATGTCGACCAGATCGTGGCCCAGGCGAAAAACGCGCACTAA